The Streptomyces sp. HSG2 genome has a segment encoding these proteins:
- the rpsR gene encoding 30S ribosomal protein S18 produces MAPRQAARKPQKPRPNPLDAARVTYIDYKDVDLLRKFVSDRGKIRSRRVTRVSAQQQRQLAAAIKNAREMALLPYAASR; encoded by the coding sequence ATGGCACCCCGTCAAGCGGCGCGCAAGCCGCAGAAGCCCCGCCCCAACCCCCTCGACGCGGCCCGCGTCACCTACATCGACTACAAGGACGTCGACCTGCTGCGCAAGTTCGTCTCCGACCGGGGCAAGATCCGCAGCCGCCGCGTCACCCGCGTCAGCGCCCAGCAGCAGCGGCAACTCGCCGCCGCCATCAAGAACGCCCGCGAGATGGCGCTCCTGCCCTACGCCGCCAGCCGATAG